TTCACGAGAGGCCCTAACTGCTTTTTCGGCCATGTCCCAACCAAAGACCACGCCCTCTTTCACTTCCGAGATTACTAAACCGTCGAAGTAATAAAAGATACCGAATTCGAATTCCCTGACTTCTCTAATGTTCTTAAAGAATTCCAGGTCCTTTACCCGTTTCATGATAGTTAATGTTTTAAATAGCCCCTAAATATAGGGATTATATTGGGATTCGATGGAAAGTAAACTATGGCAATAAAAACTGAAGATTCTTACATAAGTCGCTATTCTTCAATATCTCTAAGTTGAATGGAAAGCGCCTTTGTGGATAGTTGAACCTCAATAAACGATAAAACCAAGGAAACCATGAGCGCCAAAAGGCTAATGACAAAAATAAGATTGGCCCAAAAACCAAGTTCTACATAGATTAAGAACATGGTAATGACCGCTAAGAGGAAACTGAATATCGCGGTCGCCTGCATATTCTTAATAATAATAAGTCTTTTTCTTAACTGTTGTACTTGTAGTCCTATGGATTTTGATTCCGTTTCCTGATATTTTTGATGCAATTGCCGTATAAGTGCAGCAATGGTCAAATAACGGGCATTATAGGCCAGCATGGTCAGTGAGATGGCCGGAAATAAAAGCGCGGGAATACTCAGGGATAGTTCCATTTTAGGATTTATTCAATTGTAAACTCCTTTTTCTCTTCTGCGCCATTACTCTTCATCACTATGGAATAAGTACCCTCTGGTAAATAGGTCTTGCCGTTTTTAGCTTCTGTCAATTCGGTTTTATGTTTTTTCAAATAGTTCATTTTTCCGGCTTTAGAAAATGCAACGTCAAATGATAACACATTTAACCCTTCATCGGCGGCTATTTCCGTGGCACTTACTTCGATTCCGTCCGAGCTTAAAATGGTCGCCTCAAACGCATCGGCTTCATTTGTATAAAAAGTAATATCTAATCCTGGGGTCTGTGGTTTGGACCAAGAGCTCCATGAACTTCCCCAATTCTTATTGTGTTTTATCGAAGCCAAGTCAAAAAGATGTAGGTCCTTCTCCATTAGCTCCGAATCCATCAATTGTAGCGTTGAAATATCGGCCTTATAAATACTGCGCCCGTGTGTTCCTACTAAAAGATGCTTCGCTTTGGGTTGTATGACCAAATCGTGCACGGCGACATTGGGCATACCATTCTGGAAAACTTCCCAAGAACTTCCGCGATTGAAAGAGATGTACAGCCCATTGTCCGTACCTGCGAATAATAAATCCTCATTTTCTGGGTCTTCTACGATAACGTTGACCGGTGAGCTTGGCATATTATTGGAAATAGATTTCCATGTTTTTCCATAATCATCACTGACAAAGATATAGGAGGTAAAATCATCCCAACGGTATCCGTTTAACGTGGCGTAGACCCGTTCTTTTTTGTGTTTGGACGCCGCCACCCGACTCACCCACAGGTTTTTTGGAAGGGAATTACTAATGTTCGTCCAACTTCCACCTGCATCCTTGGTGATTTGTATCAAACCATCATCACTACCCGTATAGATAAGCCCAAATTTAAAAGGTGATTCTGAAATTGTGGTCAGCGTACCATAGGCGATATCGCCTTCCTTTCCACCTTGCGTCAGGTCACCCGAAATGGTCTCCCAGTCGTCACCTTGGTTTAAGGACCGGTGTAGTTTGTTTCCTCCCAAATAAATAATGTCCTGATTATGGTGGGAAAGTAATATTGGTGTTTGCCAATTAAAACGGTAAGGCGTTTCTCCCAGCTCATGTTTGGGCTGTATATAGCTGCGCTTATCATTTTTTAAATCTAAACGGTAATAATTTCCAAATTGAAATCCCGTGTAAACGATATCTGAATTTCTATTATCTATTTGAACTTGCATCCCGTCACCTCCCATGATAGATTTCCATGGATAATGTCCTGTTTGATGCCATTCACTGTTTTCTTCGGCGTCATGCGGACCTTTCCATACCCCATTGTCCTGTAACCCTCCGTAAACATTATAGGGTTCTTCATTGTCCACGTTAATGGCATAAAATTGCCCCACGGAAGGCGCATTGTTCTTGCTCCAATTTTTACCATCATCATAAGATATATTTACCCCACCATCGTTACCGTTGATAAGGTGCCCGGACATTTTTGGGTTTATCCAGAGTGCATGATGGTCCGAATGTACGTTATCCCCGTTAATAGAGGTATAAGTTTTTCCGCCATCGTCCGATTTAATTATGGGCACTCCGGCCAAGTAGATTTTATCAACATTGGAAGGGTCTACATTAATTTGAGCAAAATAGTAACCATAGCTATAAAACAGATCATCTATAAAATCTTCGTTCCGTTTGTTCCAAGTTTTACCACTATCCGTGCTTTTGTAAACCTCGGCGCCTATAACTGGTGTATCAAAAAGCATGGAATTGGCATCTTCCAGATATTTGGCCAAATCTGTTGGCTTTACAGCTCCACTTCGTACCATCTGTTTAACGTTCTCTGCACGGTACTTTTCTTGAAAGTTGTTGTTCTTCAAAAAGTTGTTCAATTCCTTGTCCGATAATTTTAAGAAGTTTTCGGAAGACATTGTTTTAAAATCTTCCTTGGTGAGACCGTCAGATTTTTTCTTCTCTTCAGATTTCTTTGGCCTTCTGGATTGATTATCATGAACGGCGTAAACCGTATTTTCATCAAAAACGGCCAGTCCGATCCTACCCACACCGTCTCCAGTAGGAAATCCACTCTCGGGAGTAGAAACTTTGGTCCAGGAGCTGCCGCCATCGGTACTTTTATATATTCCTGAATCTGTTCCGTTTCCTAGGAATACCCATGCTTTTCTATCTTTTTCCCAAGCTGAAGCATACATGATGTTGAAATTGTTCGGGGCAAAAGCCACATCAATAATACCTGCTTCAGGACTTACGAACAGTGTTCTATTCCAGGATTTTCCTCCATCAGTTGTTTTGTAAATACCTCTTTCCTCATTTGGCGAATACAAATGGCCCGTTACGCCCACTACTACTTCATCCGGATTAGTGGGATTGATTAAAATACGACCTATATGATGTGAATCCTGCAGGCCCACGTTGGTCCATGTTTTTCCCTTGTCAGAGGATTTTAATATACCAATACCTGCATATGAAGAACGGGAAGCATTGTTCTCGCCCGTACCTACCCATATGGTGCCCGATTTCCAATCAACGGCTATATCGCCCACATTTTGAGTATGTGAATTGTCCATGATCGGAGTGAAGGTCGTACCATTATTGTTGGTATACCAGAGCCCGCCAGAAGCGTAACCTACGTAAAACTCGGTCGGATTGTTGGGATTTACGGCAAGGTCCACTACGCGACCACTCATTATCGAGGGCCCAATATTTTTTAAGGGAATATTCTTGACCAGGGAAGTTTGTTCTAATTGCGCCTTATCTTTTAGGGACATCAATACATCCTCTGCCGAAGTGGTGGATACCTGAGCGATAGAAAGAGTGATGCAAAAGAGACTAAGGAAGGAAAAGAGTTTCATATAAATTTGTATTCGTTTAATGTGTGGAAGTTAACAATAAGTTTTACCCTCGGCAAGAAAATGAGCGAACGGGATTTCAACTGAGGAAAATTTATTAACCAGATACTAAATCTCGGCCTTTACGTTCCCTTTCTTATTGTTCCAAATTCGATAGTTGTTTTTCATTTAAATCCTTGAGGGAATTTTTTGCCTTGTCAATTTCTGTATTCAGTTTTCCGTCTGTTGAGGTGGTCATATCTTTGACAGATTCAAATGTTTGGAGATACCAATCCTCCCATGCCTTAAGTATCTCCTTTTCTTCCGCAATCGATTTATTTTCTGAAATCGCTTTTTTGCTTAGCTCAAATTCGGCAGCTAGTCTTTTGTTCGCGGAAAGCTCTATTTCCTTCAATACACTACGCGCCGTAGTCACATCTGAATTTACCAGCTGTAGCCCACTGACCAAGGCGGCCGTTCCAACATTCTTTAAAGTTTCTTGGGAGACTTTGTCCAAACGGTCATTATCGGTATGGTAAAATTGATCCGTAAAATGCCATAATAACAAGCCCGGAATATCAGCATCTAAAAATGGAGTATGATCACTCCCGCCTTCAAAGGGATTGGTGTTCACTTCCCAGTTGGCAAAGTCCCCTTGTGCTTTAAAGTTATTGATGATAAAATCGTTCAGGAAATGTGGTTTCATTTCGTCCAAGGTCATTACATCCCCACCCCATTCCGAGTGTTTGTCATCTCCCCGTGTCCAAATGGCGCTGGGGTCCGGCATTTTCTCGATTAAGAAGGAACCCCCAGTGACCGCTGTGTTTTCTCCCACCATATCCAAGCTAATCCCATATTTAATTCCTTTGGCGCGTTCTTGGTCCTCATCAATATACCTTCTTGTCGATATAATTTCGTCTCCCCATAAAAAAGTTAGGGTTCGGTCGGCTTGTATGCTGTTCTCCTTTAAGAGTTTAGCGGCAAGGGTAGCCATTTCCAACTGTACCCCAACTCCCGTGGCATTGTCGTTTGCTCCAGGTTCTTGGATATGGGCACTGAATATTAGGCGTTCATTCGGGTTCTTGAGCCCTCTAATATTCGCGACTACAGTTAGTTCTTCTGACGGATAAATTTTAGTTTGGATGTTTACCTGTACTTGGGTCTTACCTTTTTTTAAAGCCGCTTTTAATTTTTCTTTGGCAGCAAAGGACAATGCGATACCCCACAATTTCGTATCAGTTTGGGGAGGCAAGCTTCTAAATTGGATGGAGGCGGAATTTTTTTCTGGTTGTAAATACGACGGGTTGTTATAGGTGATAATGCCCAGAGCCCCTTTAGAAACTAAACTGTCGTAAAATGGCCCTGCACCCTTCTCTGTAAATACGATTTTACCATTAAGGTCAAGGTCGGGCACATCCTCGGGATTTTCTACGTAAACAACTTCAGCCTTCACCCCGTCTTCGGGAGTGGATGCGGAATTGAGATAGGTCATGTTTCGATTACGCTCCGAAACCAATAGGGGCTCCTCCTTCCCAATTATTTGTAAACTTGCCGATACTGGTTCCCAAGTAGGGTTTTTCATCGGTCGCTTTTCGATGCGGTAGGTGAGTCGATCATCTTCTTTAGCAGCATTTTCCAGAACATAGCCCGCTTTCTCCAAATGGTCGGCTATCCAATACACACTCTTATTGAATCCCGTGTTACCGGCCACCCGCCAATATTGCTCCACAAATTCAGTAGTTTTGTACGCCAACTCTCCTGTAAATTTTGGACGTATGATGTCAAAATAATCAACTGTATTTTCTTGTGAACTCTGGGAACACCCTATTAAAAAAGCAAATAAGAGAAATGCTGATAAAACCTTTGTTGCAAATAATTTTGAAAAACAACTTTTTACTCTCCCCATTTCCAATCGCCTCCTATGATCAGTTTTTCCTTTAAATCATTATCAATCATGAACTGTTTCGTAGTCTCGCTATCCATTTTGGTGGCAGGCAAGGTATCGGCATTGGCCAAAGCATATAGTATCATGGTACCAAAACGGGCCGTGTTGGTCATGTGTTCCTCATTTACCAAATTAAAATCGTCACAGTCCGAATGATAGCAACCATAGATGGAGCGGTCCAAATTACTATGTACCGATAAGATGGGAACACCTTCCAGCATAAAGGGCTGATGGTCGCTATGTAGTCCGGAGCGGTTGGAAAACGTATTTTCAAATATAGAATCCTGTTGCTGTATTGTAGCTCCTAATTCCTTGTAAAAGGCTTCATTATCCAATTTTCCTCCGGCGTTCATGCCAATGGGATTACCTGCCATGTCCAAGTTCATCATATATTTTATGTTGTCTATAGTGTTATTTTCAATAGCTTCCTCAACAAGATGCTTGGAGCCCAATAGACCTTGTTCCTCTCCCATGAACATGATGAACTTTACGGTTCTTTTCGGTTGAAGGTTGTTTGCTTTAAAGGCCCTAGCGATGTCCAAAACCGCAAAGGAACCAATACCATTATCAATGGCACCAGTCGCCAAATCCCAAGAATCCAAATGGCCCCCTACAACAATTTCCTCCTGTGGAATTTCACTTCCCGGCAAAGTTGCCACAACATTACGTGCTTTAATTACATCACTATTGTTGGTCATTTCTATAGTTGCAGTGGCAGAACCGGTTTTTAGGGTCTCTTTTAGTGCCATTCCATCCTCCATTCCAATGCAAACGGCAGGTATGGGAATTAGTTCGCCGGTTACAGAAGCCGTTCCTGTAAGTAAAACTCCGTTGGGAACTTGATTGATAATAATAATCCCCTTAGCCCCATATTTGATAGCCAAGGCCGTTTTTTCGCTACGGTGTAAATTGCTCAATCCTTCGGGGCTTCCTTCAAGTAGGTTAATGTATACCAAGGCAATCTTATCTTCTACAGCTCCCGGTTGGGCTTCGTAATCCGCTTCCAGCCCGTTACCCATGTCCACTACTTCTCCAGTGACCTCCGCTTTAACAGGGGAGTGTCCTAAAGTGACTACTTTAATAGCTTCTCCGTTAATTTCCAAGGAAACGGTGCCCCTGGACCAGGCCTCTACCTCAAAGGTTTGGTAGGCCACATCTTCAAAACCGTATTCTTTGAACTTATTAAAGGTGTACTCCTCAGCTTTTGCCCCGTTATCCGATCCGGTTAGTCGGTGGCCAATAGTTTCCGTAGCCTCTTTTAAGGTGCTATATCCTTTGGCATTTTGTTTTATTTCAGTATCGATACGCGCAAATAGTTCTGCTTGAGACTCTTGCTTTTCGGCTTCGGAACAGGACTGAAAGGCCATGACGAAAAGAAATAGAAATGATAGTTTTTTCATAAAGGAAATCTAATGATGAATAATTGTTTATGGTCGCCCAAGTTAGTTAATTAGAGCTGAATTAGCAGCGAAATTATTTATGTTAATCTTATAATTCTAAGCAACTTTTACCAAAAAAACAACTAGAATTCTTTAATTTGATAGGTAAGTGTTTAATTAAATATGAAAGACTTTTTCTTCTAGGTTCGTTGATACTTTTGGTAGTAGGGCTAGCCTATTTCTTTTTCCCACCAAAAGGGATTAATCACGTTTATGGATACAGAACTCCTTCTTCCACTAAAAATGATCGGAATTGGGAGGTCTCCAATAAACTTGCTTCCCGTATATTTTTGGGTGTAAGTATTTTGATGACCCTTTTACTTTATATCAATACGGAGCAAAAGTTTATGGACAGTGACGACCTCTTCATTATCAGTTTTTTAAGTGGTGTGGCGATTATATTCATCGTAGTGGAAACAAAACTTTGGAGGATAAATAAAAAAAGTTCAAAGAGTAAGACTTAGGAAATAGTCTTCCTTCAGCATAAAGTTTTAATGGGAAAAGTCCGTGCGTAAATTGCTATTTTTGGGGAAATCCAGAAATAAAATGAAATACGATCAAATTCCCAATACCCTTTTTATAAAAAACCGCAAAAAGTTTATGGCGCGGATGAAGCCTAAGAGCATCGCCGCATTCAACTCCAACGATATTTATCCTATTAGTGCGGACAGCACCTTGCCTTTTGAGCAGCATCGGGATATTTTTTATTTGAGCGGTGCGGACCAGGAGGAAACCATTTTATTGTTGTTTCCGGATGCGATGGACAAAAAGCACAGGGAGGTCTTGTTCGTAAGGGAAACGAATGACCATATCGCCGTTTGGGAAGGGGAGAAATTGACCAAGGAAAAAGCTACGGTAGTCTCCGGGATAGAAACCGTCTATTGGTCAACGGATTTTGACAATGTATTTTTTGATTTGATGACCGAGGCGGAGACCATCTATTTCAACACCAACGAACATTATCGGCAGGCGGTGGAAACCCAAACCCGTGAGGATCGTTTCATTCAAAAATGTAAAAAAGAATATCCGGCGCATCAGGTTGCCAAAAGCAATCCTATTCTACAAGAAATTCGTGGGGTAAAGGAACCGGAGGAAATCGATTTGATGCAGACCGCCTGTGACATCACCGAAAAAGGTTTTAGGAGGTTACTGGGTTTTGTAAAACCAGGAGTGTGGGAATATGAGATAGAAGCGGAGTTGCTCCACGAATTTGTTCGTAACCGCTCCAAAGGGTTTGCGTATTCCCCCATTATCGCTTCCGGAAATAACGCGAACGTATTGCACTATTTGGAGAACAACCAGCAGTGCCAAGCCGGAGACTTGATATTGATGGATGTTGCCGCCGAATATGCCAATTATTCCAGTGACCTTTCCCGTACTATTCCCGTTAGCGGAAAGTTTACCCAGCGACAAAAGGATGTTTACAATGCCGTTTTACGGGTGAAGAACGAAGCGACCAAAATGTTGGTACCGGGAACCTTATGGGCCGCATATCACAAAGAATGCGGTAAATTAATGACGTCAGAATTGTTAGGATTGGGCCTTTTGGACAAAGCCGATGTACAGAATGAAAATCCGGATTGGCCAGCTTATAAGAAATATTTTATGCACGGCACAAGTCACCATATTGGTTTGAACACCCACGATTACGGAGAACTTAAAAAACCTATGAAGGCCAATATGGTATTCACCGTAGAACCGGGCATCTATATACCCGAAGAGAAAATGGGCGTTCGCTTGGAGGATGATGTCGTGATTCAAGATAAGGGTGAACCATTTAATCTGATGCGAAACATTCCTATTGAGGTGGAGGAAATAGAGGAGTTGATGCAATAAGGTACATGCTATTTAAAATTTCAGCACATCAGAATACAGATAAACAAGCTGAAAGAGTCGAACAGATTTCTCACTCACTTTGCTTTTTAAAAATGAAATTGGTCAGCATAAAAACCACCGAAGTCGGCAGTACCCACCCCAAACTAAATTTACTTAAGGGAATATAGGCTTGTATTCCAGTAATGGAATCCCCTAATCCAATGGTTCCTAAAAAATCTGGAACGCTAAATAATATGGTCGTGAGTACAACAGCCTGAAATACTTTAGGAGCAGCAAATTTTTCAGGTACTACATTAAGTAGAATAAGGACAATAGTAATAGGGTATATAAACATTAAAGCGGGGAGTGCCACGGCAATGATATAGTCTACGTTAAATTGTCCCATAAGCACTCCCAAAACACTTCCAATAATCGCGGTAATCAAATACGCTTGTTGTGAATCCGCAAAACGGGATTTTATAAAGTCGGCCGTTCCGGTAACAATCCCCACGGCCGTGGTAAAGCAGGCCAAACTCACCAAAATACTTAGAAATAGATTGCCGGTATTCCCTAAGGTCATACGTGCCATTCCCGAAAGCAAAGCGGTTCGTGAAATTTCCGCATCAAAAGCACTGTGGACCAATGCGCCAGAGAGGATAAGTCCAGCATAAATAAGGAAAAGTCCCAGGCCGGCCAGCCAGCCAGCCCGACGTATCAAAGCTTTCTTAGCCTCATAGGAACCACTTTTATGTTTGATGTTAATGGAAACAATGATAACCCCTCCTACGACCACGGCACCAATAGCATCAAAGGTCTGGTAGCCTTCCAGGATACCATCTGTAAACGGACTTGTAAATTGGGTTGACGTGAAATCAAATTCAAATGAAAATACGGTAATACCAATTAATAATAGCAGGATGGTGATGATACCCGGGGTCAATAGTTTACCGATGATATTCAGGATTTTGGAACGGTTCATGACAAAGACGAAAACCAGTACAAAATAAAACACACTGGTAAGCCATGACGGACTATCAAAAAAAGGTTGGATGGCCATCTCATGGGTAACAGAAGCTGTTCTTGGAGAAGGTAGGCTTATGGAGATGGCATAGATAATAAAGGAATATAGCAAACTGAAAGTTGGGGATACTTTTTTACCAAAGTCAAAAATGGTCCCCTGCAGTTTTGCATGGGCCAAGATTCCCAAGATGGGAATAAGCACTGCAGAAAGACAAAAACCTAGGGTTACCAACCACCAAAGTACTCCGGATTTGAAGCCTAATTGTGGCGGCAAAATTAAATTGCCGGCACCAAAAAAGAGAGAGAAAAGCGCAAAGGCGGTTATTAGGGTTTCTTTGGTTTTAAACATCGTTTTAAAATAAGCCGAAAGATAGCCGAAAATCTGTAATTGAAATCTTTTTAAAAACCATCACCTATAAAAATGGCCAGTTAACAACAGGAATAGGGAACATCACAACAAATTATGGCTCAGTCCTTTAAAAAGGTATACTTTAACAATAATTATTTAAAGCACGACATTTTTACGTCGACCCAAAAAACAAACAACATAGAAATTTGGCATTTTTCCGATTCCCAAATCCGACCAATGCAACCTAAAAACCCTACATCATGAAAAAAATATTCTGTAATATTTTTGGTCACCACTACTCAATTTCAAAAAAAGTAACTTCCCACATTAAAGAATACAAGTGTATTCACTGTCAAAAGCAAGTCACTACGGATGTTAGCGGCAACCTTTCTATTTTGACACCGGAGTTACAGGACATCAACAGAACCCTAGAACATATTTACCAAAGAAGGCACAACGCACAACAAGTAGCGTAAACCCTTTTTTAGGTTACTAAATTCCAACCCATGGTCGGCGATGGAATTTAACTACTATTCCCGTAAATTAAGTAAGTATTTTTTATTCTTAGCTGTCGTATGCCCCACAACGGATAAGTAAAGATTGCCCTTGTTTTCGGGAATTTTTTGTTCAAGCACTAGTTTGACGCACGTTTCTTTTTCTATAGAAATAGACCATAAAACCAATGACCAGTAACGTACCAAAAATAGAGGGCAATAATTGACTGTAAGGTTTGTAATTAGGTAACATAGTGCCAACCGCCGCCGCTAGTAATGCGGTAAAGGCATTTATCATTTTGTATATATGCTCGTAAAGCCAGAGTGCTTTATAGGATTTTGATGGAATCAGGTATCGAATTAAATCATACCCTACGATCAAGAACAACGCCCCAAAAGTTGAATAAATCACTGTTGGATTCCAAAAAAGTTCAGTAGATTTTAAATAGTCCATAAAATAGAGACCTATGCCGAGACTTAATAAAGCGACCGACACATCCAGTAATTTTGGTTTATTAGATTTTGTTTTCATGGTTCTGAATCCGGAAAATCCATTATAGCCGGCTAAAATGGTCAACACTAAAAGATAAGGGTTCCCCCTAAAAACTATTGCTCCTACAAGACCTGTACATATCACTACAGCTAAAAACACCAAGAATATTCGTCCAAACTTTATATGGGTTTTATTCCCTTTCTTGGCAACCAATATTACTATCCCCAGAAGTAAAGCAATTAGTCCGCAGATAACGTGAATGAGTATATTGACAGAGTGAAGTGATATTTGATTGTCCATGTTTAAAGGTTTTGTTCAAATCTCTATAAAATGGAAAAGAAACACGCCCCAGCCCATCGGCTGAAACCTGTTTGGCCTATATTTTCTTGAATGCGGAGGGTGGGAGGCCCGTATATTTTTTGAAGTACCGGTTAAACGAGGATTTTGATTTGAACCCGCACTCGAAGGCAATTCCTAAAACGGATAAATGATCGAAATTGGTTGAGGACAGTTTCTTTTTGGCCTCTTCAACACGATAGCGATTTACAAAGTCATAGAAGTTCATGTGAAAATGCTGGTTGATGACCTGTGAGAGATGCGACTGTGAGATTCCACTTTGTTCGGCAAGTTGCGATAAGTTAAGGTTATCATTTAAAAAGGGCTTTTCAACCTCCATGAATTTGGATAATCGACTTGCCATAATTTCGATTTTTTCTGAGGTAAGGCCCGATTTTGAATAGGATACCCTTTCTGAACTATTGGCCTCAATGTCCAAACCGGCAATTGCTTTCGAATCCATATTTGAAAAAATCGCTGTTTGTCGAAATCCATAAAAGCCAAAAGCAATTAGCATTAGACTTAAAATGATTCCTACAAGAGCAAAAGCATTTTCAATAGGGAAAAGTTGAAATTGACTTGCTCCAAAAATCAGAAAGGATGCCAATACAAAAAGTACCAAATAGGCATACACGACATAGCTCAACCACTTCAAATTGATTTTCTCATCAAATGAGAAAAGGGCTACAATGTTACGTCTATGTTTTCTTAGCAACAATAAGTCCCAAACACAATAGACTAATCCTGAAATCGCTAATGGAATGGCGTAGTATTGCATCCATTTTGGCGGACTTTTTGAGAGATCAAAGTACCCATTATTGGCCGTGAGGGCAACATTGTCTTTTTGTTGCAAAACATAAAACATGGCAACATAAACCACATAGACTCCCAAATGCAAAAAAGCAGTTCTCCATGAAACACGATGCCCGGTCAGCGATGAAATATAAAGAAATAGCAGGGGTGCGCCGAGCAATGGCAGGCTAAAAAATGGAATAGACCAAAATCCATGAATTGGAAATTGAAATAGGGTCACCTCATAAAAGGCGATTTGGCCCAAGGTGACTGAAATCCATCCTAAAAATAGATAATCGCTCTGGCTTTTGTTTTTCTTAAAAAGCAGGAGCAATACCAT
This sequence is a window from Maribacter aestuarii. Protein-coding genes within it:
- a CDS encoding WD40/YVTN/BNR-like repeat-containing protein, whose protein sequence is MKLFSFLSLFCITLSIAQVSTTSAEDVLMSLKDKAQLEQTSLVKNIPLKNIGPSIMSGRVVDLAVNPNNPTEFYVGYASGGLWYTNNNGTTFTPIMDNSHTQNVGDIAVDWKSGTIWVGTGENNASRSSYAGIGILKSSDKGKTWTNVGLQDSHHIGRILINPTNPDEVVVGVTGHLYSPNEERGIYKTTDGGKSWNRTLFVSPEAGIIDVAFAPNNFNIMYASAWEKDRKAWVFLGNGTDSGIYKSTDGGSSWTKVSTPESGFPTGDGVGRIGLAVFDENTVYAVHDNQSRRPKKSEEKKKSDGLTKEDFKTMSSENFLKLSDKELNNFLKNNNFQEKYRAENVKQMVRSGAVKPTDLAKYLEDANSMLFDTPVIGAEVYKSTDSGKTWNKRNEDFIDDLFYSYGYYFAQINVDPSNVDKIYLAGVPIIKSDDGGKTYTSINGDNVHSDHHALWINPKMSGHLINGNDGGVNISYDDGKNWSKNNAPSVGQFYAINVDNEEPYNVYGGLQDNGVWKGPHDAEENSEWHQTGHYPWKSIMGGDGMQVQIDNRNSDIVYTGFQFGNYYRLDLKNDKRSYIQPKHELGETPYRFNWQTPILLSHHNQDIIYLGGNKLHRSLNQGDDWETISGDLTQGGKEGDIAYGTLTTISESPFKFGLIYTGSDDGLIQITKDAGGSWTNISNSLPKNLWVSRVAASKHKKERVYATLNGYRWDDFTSYIFVSDDYGKTWKSISNNMPSSPVNVIVEDPENEDLLFAGTDNGLYISFNRGSSWEVFQNGMPNVAVHDLVIQPKAKHLLVGTHGRSIYKADISTLQLMDSELMEKDLHLFDLASIKHNKNWGSSWSSWSKPQTPGLDITFYTNEADAFEATILSSDGIEVSATEIAADEGLNVLSFDVAFSKAGKMNYLKKHKTELTEAKNGKTYLPEGTYSIVMKSNGAEEKKEFTIE
- a CDS encoding SdpI family protein; this encodes MIGKCLIKYERLFLLGSLILLVVGLAYFFFPPKGINHVYGYRTPSSTKNDRNWEVSNKLASRIFLGVSILMTLLLYINTEQKFMDSDDLFIISFLSGVAIIFIVVETKLWRINKKSSKSKT
- a CDS encoding aminopeptidase P family protein, translated to MKYDQIPNTLFIKNRKKFMARMKPKSIAAFNSNDIYPISADSTLPFEQHRDIFYLSGADQEETILLLFPDAMDKKHREVLFVRETNDHIAVWEGEKLTKEKATVVSGIETVYWSTDFDNVFFDLMTEAETIYFNTNEHYRQAVETQTREDRFIQKCKKEYPAHQVAKSNPILQEIRGVKEPEEIDLMQTACDITEKGFRRLLGFVKPGVWEYEIEAELLHEFVRNRSKGFAYSPIIASGNNANVLHYLENNQQCQAGDLILMDVAAEYANYSSDLSRTIPVSGKFTQRQKDVYNAVLRVKNEATKMLVPGTLWAAYHKECGKLMTSELLGLGLLDKADVQNENPDWPAYKKYFMHGTSHHIGLNTHDYGELKKPMKANMVFTVEPGIYIPEEKMGVRLEDDVVIQDKGEPFNLMRNIPIEVEEIEELMQ
- a CDS encoding M28 family peptidase gives rise to the protein MGRVKSCFSKLFATKVLSAFLLFAFLIGCSQSSQENTVDYFDIIRPKFTGELAYKTTEFVEQYWRVAGNTGFNKSVYWIADHLEKAGYVLENAAKEDDRLTYRIEKRPMKNPTWEPVSASLQIIGKEEPLLVSERNRNMTYLNSASTPEDGVKAEVVYVENPEDVPDLDLNGKIVFTEKGAGPFYDSLVSKGALGIITYNNPSYLQPEKNSASIQFRSLPPQTDTKLWGIALSFAAKEKLKAALKKGKTQVQVNIQTKIYPSEELTVVANIRGLKNPNERLIFSAHIQEPGANDNATGVGVQLEMATLAAKLLKENSIQADRTLTFLWGDEIISTRRYIDEDQERAKGIKYGISLDMVGENTAVTGGSFLIEKMPDPSAIWTRGDDKHSEWGGDVMTLDEMKPHFLNDFIINNFKAQGDFANWEVNTNPFEGGSDHTPFLDADIPGLLLWHFTDQFYHTDNDRLDKVSQETLKNVGTAALVSGLQLVNSDVTTARSVLKEIELSANKRLAAEFELSKKAISENKSIAEEKEILKAWEDWYLQTFESVKDMTTSTDGKLNTEIDKAKNSLKDLNEKQLSNLEQ
- a CDS encoding M20/M25/M40 family metallo-hydrolase codes for the protein MKKLSFLFLFVMAFQSCSEAEKQESQAELFARIDTEIKQNAKGYSTLKEATETIGHRLTGSDNGAKAEEYTFNKFKEYGFEDVAYQTFEVEAWSRGTVSLEINGEAIKVVTLGHSPVKAEVTGEVVDMGNGLEADYEAQPGAVEDKIALVYINLLEGSPEGLSNLHRSEKTALAIKYGAKGIIIINQVPNGVLLTGTASVTGELIPIPAVCIGMEDGMALKETLKTGSATATIEMTNNSDVIKARNVVATLPGSEIPQEEIVVGGHLDSWDLATGAIDNGIGSFAVLDIARAFKANNLQPKRTVKFIMFMGEEQGLLGSKHLVEEAIENNTIDNIKYMMNLDMAGNPIGMNAGGKLDNEAFYKELGATIQQQDSIFENTFSNRSGLHSDHQPFMLEGVPILSVHSNLDRSIYGCYHSDCDDFNLVNEEHMTNTARFGTMILYALANADTLPATKMDSETTKQFMIDNDLKEKLIIGGDWKWGE
- a CDS encoding DUF2721 domain-containing protein produces the protein MELSLSIPALLFPAISLTMLAYNARYLTIAALIRQLHQKYQETESKSIGLQVQQLRKRLIIIKNMQATAIFSFLLAVITMFLIYVELGFWANLIFVISLLALMVSLVLSFIEVQLSTKALSIQLRDIEE
- the brnQ gene encoding branched-chain amino acid transport system II carrier protein — its product is MFKTKETLITAFALFSLFFGAGNLILPPQLGFKSGVLWWLVTLGFCLSAVLIPILGILAHAKLQGTIFDFGKKVSPTFSLLYSFIIYAISISLPSPRTASVTHEMAIQPFFDSPSWLTSVFYFVLVFVFVMNRSKILNIIGKLLTPGIITILLLLIGITVFSFEFDFTSTQFTSPFTDGILEGYQTFDAIGAVVVGGVIIVSINIKHKSGSYEAKKALIRRAGWLAGLGLFLIYAGLILSGALVHSAFDAEISRTALLSGMARMTLGNTGNLFLSILVSLACFTTAVGIVTGTADFIKSRFADSQQAYLITAIIGSVLGVLMGQFNVDYIIAVALPALMFIYPITIVLILLNVVPEKFAAPKVFQAVVLTTILFSVPDFLGTIGLGDSITGIQAYIPLSKFSLGWVLPTSVVFMLTNFIFKKQSE